A genome region from Yoonia vestfoldensis includes the following:
- a CDS encoding efflux RND transporter permease subunit, with amino-acid sequence MIRWFTGHPTAGNLLLLLFLAAGAFAAPGLLRETFPDFRAVEAEITVPYRGAAAEDVEAAVCAPLWDGVQSVEGLETFTCTAQTGRARAVATMAPGNDALRFVNSLRTEVAAIDTFPDRADPAVVRELHRSDPVTSVAISGDLPLGELDLYADALSDRLTALPGVARVTRGGLGTRTLFITASRAMLDSHGLTPTALAAAIAAQNIDLPAGTLEGPGADLALRFTAERDTATALATIPVLVLPNGATLTLGDVAVIEERFEPPQDRAFVDGVPALVLEVSKALDADALRVLDGVAALVAEETARLPDTISVEVVQDVTSIIRDRLVMLVQNGVIGLVLVVVVMSLFFRPGFAIWAAMGLPVAFAGAFVWMALTGLSLNMMTLVALLMAIGIVMDDSIVIADSIAVHAAKGATVETVAAGVAAVAPGVISSFLTTLAVFLPLAFLAGELGAVLEVLPVVLLAALAASLIEAFFILPHHLKGGMKDTVPSRFRKGFDAGFDAFREGVGGLADTAIKARWLVAGLAIGALILTVGALGGGMVKREAMPEIDGDVLEARLMLPAGTPLARTTQAVAQVEAALDRVNARLTPEQPEAQPLVIRRITRLGRNLSAGETGAHVATIAVDLLGAETRNSTLDEIVTLWREEIGALPGVNSLILTEPGIGPQGIAVELRLTHPDLATLEAAGLAMLAELETYAGVRNAIVDLRPGAPELRLILSQGAEALGLTATDVAGQLRAGFLGTQLAEIRRGDLAWDIEVRLADEDRANRADLSLFEIALPGGGTVPLSSIATIDEARGWGTITRRNGLRTLTVSADVDGRIGNADAITARLAEGFLPDLAASTPGLGFDIGGQAANSAETVSSILRGFLIGLVGIYLVLSFQFRSYVEPLIVMITIPLAFLGVIWGHVLMGYNISMPSLVGAASLAGIVVNNAILLVGVINDRRAEGLSAALAAGEAVRARFRPIFVSVSTTIMGMAPLLLETSTQAQTLKPLVISVVFGLLAATVLILLVLPAFYAALEDIWPRKQTNTVGQEGL; translated from the coding sequence ATGATCCGCTGGTTCACCGGCCACCCAACGGCGGGCAACCTGCTGCTGCTCCTGTTTCTCGCTGCCGGTGCCTTTGCCGCGCCGGGTCTCTTGCGCGAAACCTTCCCAGATTTCCGCGCCGTCGAGGCCGAGATCACCGTGCCCTACCGGGGTGCGGCCGCCGAAGATGTGGAGGCAGCAGTCTGTGCGCCGCTGTGGGACGGGGTGCAGAGTGTCGAAGGGCTGGAAACCTTCACTTGCACCGCGCAGACCGGACGCGCGCGGGCCGTGGCAACCATGGCGCCCGGCAACGACGCGCTGCGCTTCGTCAATTCCCTGCGCACCGAGGTTGCGGCCATCGACACCTTTCCCGATCGCGCCGATCCGGCGGTGGTACGCGAGTTGCACCGCTCCGATCCCGTCACATCGGTCGCCATCTCAGGCGATCTGCCGTTGGGCGAACTGGACCTTTACGCAGATGCCCTGTCCGACCGCCTGACTGCCCTGCCAGGTGTTGCCCGCGTGACGCGCGGAGGCCTCGGCACCCGGACGCTTTTCATCACCGCATCGCGTGCCATGCTCGACAGCCACGGGCTCACCCCCACCGCCCTGGCCGCCGCCATCGCCGCGCAGAACATCGACCTGCCCGCGGGTACGCTGGAGGGGCCAGGCGCGGACCTGGCCCTGCGCTTCACCGCCGAGCGCGACACGGCTACCGCGCTTGCCACGATCCCCGTGCTGGTGCTGCCGAACGGCGCGACCCTGACGCTGGGCGACGTGGCGGTGATCGAGGAACGGTTCGAGCCGCCACAGGACCGCGCCTTTGTCGACGGGGTGCCTGCCCTCGTGCTCGAAGTATCAAAGGCGCTGGATGCCGACGCGCTTCGGGTGCTGGACGGGGTCGCGGCACTCGTGGCCGAGGAAACCGCCCGCCTGCCGGACACGATTTCCGTCGAAGTGGTGCAAGACGTGACATCGATCATCCGCGACCGTCTGGTGATGCTGGTGCAAAACGGGGTGATCGGGCTGGTGCTGGTGGTCGTGGTGATGAGCCTGTTCTTCCGCCCCGGTTTCGCGATCTGGGCCGCGATGGGCCTGCCCGTTGCCTTCGCGGGCGCCTTTGTTTGGATGGCGCTGACCGGGCTCAGCCTGAACATGATGACGCTGGTGGCGCTGTTGATGGCGATCGGGATCGTGATGGACGATTCCATCGTGATCGCGGATTCCATCGCAGTGCATGCCGCCAAGGGCGCGACGGTCGAGACCGTGGCGGCAGGCGTAGCCGCCGTGGCACCCGGCGTGATCTCGTCCTTCCTGACGACGCTTGCCGTGTTCCTGCCTCTGGCCTTCCTCGCGGGCGAGTTGGGTGCCGTGCTCGAGGTTCTGCCGGTCGTGTTGCTGGCGGCGCTCGCCGCGTCGCTGATCGAGGCTTTTTTCATCCTGCCCCATCACCTGAAGGGTGGGATGAAGGACACTGTCCCCTCCCGCTTCCGCAAAGGCTTCGACGCGGGCTTTGACGCTTTTCGCGAAGGGGTCGGCGGTCTGGCCGATACCGCGATCAAGGCGCGCTGGCTGGTCGCAGGGCTGGCCATCGGTGCCTTGATCCTGACCGTAGGTGCGCTCGGTGGCGGCATGGTCAAGCGCGAAGCCATGCCCGAGATCGACGGCGACGTGCTCGAGGCGCGGCTGATGCTGCCTGCCGGCACCCCGCTGGCGCGCACGACCCAGGCAGTCGCACAGGTCGAGGCCGCGCTTGACCGCGTGAACGCCCGTCTGACACCCGAACAGCCCGAGGCGCAACCGCTGGTTATTCGCCGCATCACCCGTCTGGGCCGTAACCTGTCGGCGGGCGAGACCGGCGCCCATGTAGCCACCATCGCGGTGGACCTTCTGGGCGCCGAGACGCGTAACAGCACGCTGGACGAGATCGTTACACTCTGGCGCGAAGAAATCGGCGCCCTGCCCGGTGTGAACTCACTGATCCTGACCGAGCCGGGCATCGGCCCGCAAGGCATCGCGGTCGAGCTGCGCCTGACCCATCCCGACCTCGCCACGCTGGAGGCGGCAGGTCTTGCCATGCTAGCGGAACTTGAAACCTATGCCGGTGTGCGCAACGCCATTGTCGACCTGCGTCCGGGTGCACCGGAGCTGCGACTGATCCTCTCGCAGGGTGCCGAGGCGCTGGGGCTGACCGCCACGGATGTGGCAGGCCAGCTTCGCGCGGGCTTCCTCGGCACGCAGCTTGCGGAAATCCGGCGCGGCGACTTGGCCTGGGATATCGAGGTGCGGCTGGCCGATGAGGACCGCGCCAACCGCGCCGATCTGAGCCTTTTCGAGATCGCCCTGCCCGGTGGCGGCACCGTGCCGCTCTCCAGCATCGCCACCATTGACGAGGCGCGCGGCTGGGGCACGATCACACGCCGCAACGGTCTGCGTACCCTGACCGTTTCGGCCGATGTGGACGGCCGCATCGGCAATGCCGACGCGATTACCGCGCGGCTGGCCGAGGGCTTCCTGCCCGATCTGGCGGCCTCCACCCCCGGCCTTGGCTTCGACATCGGTGGGCAGGCCGCAAATTCGGCGGAAACCGTTTCCTCGATCCTGCGCGGCTTCCTGATCGGGCTGGTGGGCATCTACCTCGTGCTCAGCTTCCAGTTCCGCAGCTATGTGGAGCCGCTGATCGTGATGATCACCATCCCGCTGGCGTTTCTGGGCGTGATCTGGGGCCATGTCCTGATGGGCTACAACATCTCCATGCCGTCGCTGGTAGGGGCGGCGTCGCTCGCGGGCATCGTGGTGAACAACGCCATCCTGCTGGTCGGCGTCATCAACGACCGCCGTGCCGAGGGGCTCTCCGCAGCACTTGCTGCAGGCGAGGCGGTGCGCGCCCGCTTCCGCCCGATCTTCGTGTCGGTCTCGACCACGATCATGGGCATGGCGCCCTTGCTGCTGGAGACCTCGACCCAGGCCCAGACGCTCAAGCCGCTGGTGATCTCGGTTGTCTTTGGGCTCTTGGCCGCAACGGTCCTGATCCTGCTGGTGTTGCCCGCGTTCTATGCAGCGCTCGAGGACATCTGGCCGAGGAAGCAGACAAACACGGTTGGCCAAGAAGGACTCTGA
- a CDS encoding IS5 family transposase (programmed frameshift) translates to MTRRALTDAHWAIIQPFCLGKHTDPGQTGRDPRLFVEAVLWIVRTGAQWRELPAEFGHWNSVFKRFRRWVKADVFYNMFRALSSAPDLEYAMIDGSIVKVHRSGQGAKGGLFSQAIGRSRGGITTKILALTDSLGNLVDFRLMPGQAHDLRAVPELIEGLRADHLLADRAFDADWLRTALEEQQITPVIPPKSNRRFPATFDKDTYKWRHLIENYFGKLKENRGIATRSCKTDQSFAAFISLAATVIQLR, encoded by the exons TTGACCCGACGTGCCCTGACCGACGCCCATTGGGCGATCATCCAACCCTTCTGCCTTGGCAAGCACACTGATCCTGGCCAGACCGGACGCGATCCGCGTTTGTTCGTGGAAGCGGTCTTGTGGATTGTGCGGACTGGCGCGCAGTGGCGCGAATTGCCTGCCGAGTTCGGGCATTGGAACTCGGTCTTCAAGCGCTTCCGGCGGTGGGTCAAGGCTGATGTATTTTACAACATGTTCAGAGCGTTATCTTCGGCCCCCGATCTCGAATATGCGATGATCGATGGCTCCATCGTCAAGGTCCACCGCTCGGGCCAGGGCGCAAAAGGGGGACTCT TCAGCCAGGCCATAGGGCGCTCGCGCGGCGGTATCACAACCAAAATACTGGCGCTGACCGACAGCTTGGGTAACCTCGTCGACTTCCGGCTGATGCCCGGGCAGGCGCATGACCTGCGCGCCGTGCCGGAATTGATCGAAGGTCTTCGCGCAGATCACTTACTCGCTGACCGCGCGTTTGATGCAGACTGGCTGCGAACCGCTCTTGAGGAGCAGCAGATAACCCCTGTCATCCCTCCGAAATCGAACCGGCGTTTCCCCGCGACATTCGACAAAGACACATACAAATGGCGGCACCTGATCGAGAATTACTTCGGCAAGCTCAAGGAAAACAGGGGCATCGCAACGCGGTCATGCAAAACAGATCAGAGCTTCGCCGCTTTCATCTCGCTTGCAGCAACAGTCATTCAACTCAGGTGA
- a CDS encoding tyrosine-type recombinase/integrase gives MVNRLRLNDKTVREQIPEEDRAYQVFDTEIRGLSIRVMPSGERSFVMDYRFAGRQRRMAIGRWPEWSVTAARERARDLRRLIDEGTDPLEERDTLREVPRFNDMIERYLAEHASTLTPLSASDHKSFLTKLVAPHWGNKLVTEITPHDVTKLLNLIAEGRARPSKAKPNNRARKMQGRKPTPVRANRVGEVLRKMFNLAIQWGWRTDNPAAGFKKRVETARERFLSHEEIGRLAEVLDAAEDQRAAGIIRICMLTGSRVGEVRQAQFEQFNLELGIWSKPAATTKQRKIHRVPISADVAAIVRQRALVVPKGNPWLFPGDVPGQPVKEIRRFWVKVQREADLPDVRIHDLRHTFASLLVSGGASLEMIGKLLGHSQMQTTLRYAHLMDSPLRAGVDAVAGMFRPRPKIVHDADAEKEAKRA, from the coding sequence ATGGTCAACCGATTGCGATTAAATGATAAAACTGTGCGCGAGCAGATCCCGGAAGAGGATCGAGCGTACCAAGTCTTCGATACTGAAATACGTGGGCTGTCCATCCGCGTAATGCCCTCTGGCGAGCGGTCCTTCGTGATGGATTACCGCTTCGCCGGCCGCCAGCGCCGCATGGCGATTGGGCGCTGGCCTGAATGGAGCGTCACTGCCGCCCGGGAGCGGGCCCGAGACCTACGCCGCCTGATCGACGAGGGCACAGATCCTCTGGAAGAACGCGACACGTTGCGCGAAGTCCCTCGCTTCAACGACATGATCGAGCGCTATCTTGCTGAGCATGCCTCGACCCTGACGCCCTTGAGCGCGTCTGATCATAAATCCTTCCTGACCAAGCTCGTCGCACCGCATTGGGGCAATAAGCTGGTGACCGAGATCACACCACATGACGTCACAAAGCTGTTGAACCTCATAGCAGAAGGCAGGGCGCGGCCCTCGAAGGCGAAGCCCAACAATCGTGCGCGCAAGATGCAGGGGCGCAAGCCCACACCTGTGCGCGCCAACCGCGTGGGAGAGGTGCTGCGCAAGATGTTTAACCTCGCCATCCAATGGGGCTGGCGTACGGACAATCCGGCCGCCGGTTTCAAGAAGCGCGTCGAGACCGCGCGCGAACGCTTTCTCTCCCATGAAGAAATCGGCAGGCTTGCCGAGGTGCTGGATGCGGCCGAGGATCAGCGCGCTGCGGGGATCATCCGTATCTGCATGCTGACAGGCTCCCGCGTGGGTGAGGTGCGGCAGGCGCAGTTCGAGCAATTCAATCTGGAGCTGGGGATCTGGTCAAAGCCCGCAGCCACCACAAAGCAGCGCAAAATTCACCGGGTGCCGATCTCGGCCGATGTTGCGGCGATCGTGCGCCAGCGGGCGCTTGTCGTGCCAAAGGGCAATCCTTGGCTTTTCCCGGGCGATGTGCCGGGACAACCTGTCAAGGAAATCCGTCGGTTTTGGGTGAAGGTGCAACGCGAGGCAGACCTTCCGGATGTGCGCATCCATGACCTGCGTCATACATTCGCCTCGCTCTTGGTCAGCGGCGGCGCCTCGTTAGAAATGATCGGGAAGCTTCTGGGGCACAGTCAAATGCAGACGACCCTGCGCTATGCGCATTTGATGGACTCGCCGCTGCGCGCCGGGGTCGATGCCGTGGCCGGCATGTTCCGGCCACGCCCGAAGATTGTGCATGACGCGGATGCCGAGAAAGAGGCAAAGCGGGCCTGA
- a CDS encoding efflux RND transporter periplasmic adaptor subunit: MRLAPLLVLPPIALGIAAAVWMIASAPGPAQVGGDALALPVRVMTVAAEDIRPTATAWGNLRAAETWVAVAEVQGEVIWRHPDREPGHLIPAGTEVLRIDPADYELALAQSLADLAALEAERAQLSAEAANTGRILELERARLALAEADLERTRTLVAQGAVPQSRADEAERATLLARRTVAELENTLALIPSREAQIAAQVARSEAAIDRARRSLDRTTLTTPFDLRVTEVHAELFQTVAPGQVVIRADGIAAAEVVAHLPIDSFRRLLGDTPEGITLGDMMRDMPATQIEVTLSPLADPRQIWSARVVGIEGALDARARTVPVVVRVDDPYEGADPPRRLPLVPNMQVQLSFSGASISGLIAIPEAALHGGMVHIASADDRLELRPVTAGFARDGSVVITEGLVSGDRVVIDDIAPAIPGMALTPVEAPQ; encoded by the coding sequence ATGCGCCTCGCCCCACTCCTGGTGCTGCCACCCATCGCGCTCGGCATTGCCGCGGCGGTCTGGATGATCGCGTCTGCCCCCGGCCCCGCGCAGGTCGGGGGCGACGCGCTCGCTCTGCCGGTCCGGGTGATGACGGTCGCGGCGGAAGACATCCGTCCGACCGCCACTGCCTGGGGAAACCTGCGCGCAGCCGAGACCTGGGTCGCCGTGGCCGAAGTGCAGGGCGAGGTGATCTGGCGCCATCCGGACCGTGAGCCCGGTCACCTGATCCCGGCGGGGACCGAAGTGCTGCGGATCGACCCCGCCGACTACGAGCTGGCGCTGGCGCAATCGCTGGCCGATCTGGCGGCGCTGGAGGCCGAGAGGGCGCAACTGAGCGCCGAGGCGGCCAACACGGGCCGCATCCTCGAACTGGAACGCGCCCGGCTGGCGTTGGCCGAGGCGGATCTGGAACGCACGCGCACACTCGTCGCGCAAGGCGCCGTTCCGCAATCGCGCGCCGACGAGGCCGAGCGCGCGACCCTTCTGGCCCGCCGCACAGTGGCGGAGCTGGAGAACACGCTCGCCCTGATCCCGTCCCGCGAGGCGCAGATCGCAGCACAGGTCGCGCGCAGCGAGGCCGCCATCGACCGGGCGCGCCGCTCGCTCGACCGAACGACCCTGACGACGCCGTTTGACCTGCGCGTGACCGAGGTGCATGCTGAGCTGTTTCAGACCGTCGCCCCTGGCCAGGTGGTGATCCGTGCTGACGGGATCGCGGCGGCCGAGGTCGTGGCGCATTTGCCGATAGACAGCTTTCGACGGCTATTGGGAGATACACCGGAGGGCATCACCCTTGGCGACATGATGCGCGACATGCCCGCCACGCAGATCGAGGTGACGCTCAGCCCTCTGGCGGACCCGAGGCAGATCTGGAGCGCCCGTGTTGTCGGGATCGAGGGCGCGCTGGATGCCCGTGCGCGCACCGTGCCGGTCGTGGTCAGGGTTGACGACCCCTATGAGGGCGCCGACCCGCCCCGCCGCCTGCCGCTGGTGCCCAACATGCAGGTGCAGCTGTCCTTTTCGGGCGCTTCTATATCGGGCCTCATCGCAATCCCCGAAGCGGCACTGCATGGGGGCATGGTGCATATAGCAAGCGCCGATGACAGGCTAGAGCTGCGGCCTGTCACCGCCGGTTTTGCACGAGACGGCTCGGTCGTCATCACCGAAGGGCTCGTCTCCGGCGACCGCGTGGTGATCGACGACATCGCTCCGGCCATCCCCGGTATGGCACTGACCCCTGTCGAGGCCCCGCAATGA
- a CDS encoding VRR-NUC domain-containing protein, translating to MKRRGTPEADPQRAVVTALRFALPKGAIIHHCANEVTETGPRGAKRQAILVGMGVHPGFADLIILCDGKVLFLELKSLKGRLSPAQEAFRDVVMAQGFGWALVRSLDDALGALADHGFTTRLASPTGRAAP from the coding sequence ATGAAGCGACGCGGAACTCCAGAAGCTGATCCGCAGCGCGCTGTCGTGACCGCGCTGCGCTTTGCTCTCCCAAAGGGCGCCATTATCCATCACTGTGCCAATGAGGTGACTGAGACCGGCCCACGTGGGGCCAAACGGCAAGCGATCCTCGTTGGCATGGGGGTACATCCCGGCTTTGCCGACCTGATCATTCTTTGTGACGGCAAAGTCCTTTTCCTCGAACTGAAATCCCTCAAGGGGCGGCTGAGCCCAGCGCAGGAGGCGTTCCGTGATGTTGTCATGGCGCAGGGCTTTGGCTGGGCGCTGGTGCGTTCGCTTGATGACGCGCTGGGCGCCTTGGCAGACCACGGGTTCACAACGCGTTTGGCCTCTCCAACTGGGAGGGCTGCGCCATGA
- a CDS encoding cytochrome b encodes MPAKPAPTRYSRLQIALHWLVFALIAQQYLFKEAMSAAWDRVTDGLEAGFDPLVLAHVAGGALVMIFALWRLMLRTRRGVPPAIEASKVQAVLAKLTHVGLYALMILMPLSGSVAWFGGVEAAAQGHNVLKIVLLALVALHVVGALYHQFILRDGTLARMRRAQG; translated from the coding sequence ATGCCCGCCAAACCCGCCCCCACCCGATATTCCCGCCTGCAGATCGCGCTGCACTGGCTCGTCTTCGCGCTGATTGCGCAGCAATACCTTTTCAAGGAGGCGATGTCGGCCGCTTGGGACCGCGTCACTGACGGGCTGGAGGCGGGGTTCGACCCGCTCGTGCTGGCCCATGTGGCGGGCGGCGCGCTGGTGATGATCTTCGCGCTCTGGCGACTGATGTTGCGTACACGGCGCGGCGTGCCCCCGGCGATCGAGGCCAGTAAGGTTCAGGCCGTGCTCGCCAAACTCACCCATGTGGGCCTTTACGCGCTGATGATCCTGATGCCACTCAGCGGGTCCGTCGCGTGGTTCGGCGGGGTCGAAGCCGCTGCGCAGGGACACAATGTGTTGAAGATTGTCCTGCTGGCTTTGGTCGCCCTGCATGTGGTCGGCGCGCTCTACCACCAGTTCATCCTGCGCGACGGAACGCTGGCGCGGATGCGCCGGGCGCAGGGCTGA
- a CDS encoding helix-turn-helix transcriptional regulator — MSFQKAQGLLKLAGMSASRHGGITVKEVAEEFSVNERTAQRMIAALKDVFPSISHQTDSERRRRWKLRDTSMLGMQGLYRRELVALEAGITRAEREGADMEVDALRSLRDRLVATLPSAQARSMEVDAEAILEAKGYACRPGPKVKTSPAVLNIVSAALRGPFRLIIRYQGAQDAKPRKRVIEPYGILLGTRHYLIARDTAKDASLRRFRMDRIEKAEITNDWFERDREFDLEAYAARSFGSFHSDEEFSRVVWRFSPAAAPTAREFEFHPKQEMTDLEDGGLLVSFEASGLVEMAWHLAKWGSEVEVVEPAALREMALAYRDASVRVLP, encoded by the coding sequence ATGTCGTTCCAAAAGGCACAAGGCCTGTTGAAGCTCGCGGGCATGTCCGCCAGCCGGCACGGCGGCATCACCGTAAAAGAAGTCGCCGAAGAGTTCAGCGTTAATGAGCGGACCGCCCAGCGCATGATCGCTGCCCTGAAAGATGTCTTCCCAAGTATCTCCCATCAGACGGACAGCGAGCGGCGGCGACGGTGGAAGTTGCGCGACACCAGCATGCTTGGCATGCAGGGGCTCTACCGCCGCGAACTCGTCGCGCTCGAGGCCGGCATCACGCGGGCTGAGCGCGAGGGCGCGGATATGGAGGTGGATGCGCTACGGTCGCTGCGAGATCGCTTGGTGGCAACCTTGCCGTCAGCGCAGGCGCGCAGCATGGAGGTGGATGCTGAGGCGATCCTCGAGGCCAAAGGCTATGCCTGCCGCCCAGGCCCAAAGGTCAAAACCTCCCCGGCTGTGCTGAACATCGTTTCGGCTGCCCTCAGAGGGCCCTTCCGGCTCATCATCCGATACCAGGGGGCGCAGGATGCAAAGCCGCGCAAGCGCGTGATCGAGCCCTATGGGATCCTGCTCGGCACGCGGCATTACTTGATTGCCCGTGATACCGCCAAAGATGCCAGCCTGCGCCGCTTCCGCATGGATCGGATCGAAAAGGCCGAGATCACCAACGACTGGTTCGAAAGAGACAGGGAGTTCGATCTTGAGGCCTATGCCGCCCGATCGTTCGGGTCGTTTCACTCGGACGAAGAGTTCAGCCGGGTCGTGTGGCGGTTCAGCCCAGCCGCTGCGCCGACGGCGCGGGAGTTTGAGTTTCATCCCAAGCAGGAAATGACTGATTTGGAAGATGGCGGGTTGCTGGTCAGCTTTGAGGCCAGCGGGCTGGTCGAGATGGCCTGGCATCTTGCGAAGTGGGGGAGCGAGGTTGAGGTAGTTGAGCCGGCGGCGTTGCGGGAGATGGCACTAGCATACCGGGACGCATCGGTTCGCGTGTTGCCATGA
- a CDS encoding nucleotidyltransferase domain-containing protein, with protein sequence MQAELVLALWTLFEENDLQVCLDGGWAVDAALGQQTRPHGDLDIALPASRVPALRQLLSGLGFDEIPQPNSSEHNFVLQDRDGAQLDVHSYELNPDGSNRSGVAYIADHLSGEGWILGHRVRCVPPDWLVRFHAGYDLDDNDWHDVRLLCERFAIQVPDDFIPFLDRHSEE encoded by the coding sequence ATGCAGGCAGAGCTGGTCCTGGCCCTTTGGACCTTGTTCGAGGAGAACGATCTGCAGGTCTGCCTTGACGGTGGCTGGGCCGTGGATGCCGCACTTGGCCAGCAGACCCGCCCGCATGGCGATCTGGATATCGCCCTGCCGGCATCGCGGGTGCCTGCGCTCAGGCAGCTGCTGTCGGGCCTAGGGTTCGACGAAATCCCACAACCAAATTCGTCGGAACACAACTTCGTCTTGCAGGACCGCGACGGCGCGCAGCTTGACGTGCATTCCTATGAACTTAACCCTGACGGTAGCAACCGGTCCGGTGTCGCATACATCGCTGATCACCTGTCCGGCGAGGGCTGGATCCTCGGTCACCGGGTGCGTTGCGTGCCGCCCGACTGGCTTGTCCGGTTTCATGCCGGATATGACCTGGATGATAACGATTGGCACGATGTCCGGCTGCTATGCGAGAGATTTGCCATCCAGGTTCCTGATGATTTCATACCGTTCCTCGACAGGCATTCTGAAGAGTGA
- a CDS encoding helix-turn-helix domain-containing protein, with protein sequence MSHAATNWAIQQRGLKPTTKIVLWHLCDRFNPDFGCFPSQEQLAHDCEISRSTLNDHLTLLESAGLIRRVQRLNPGTKRQMPTRYILAFEPGFTQDRAVPGPETGHGFDATHTGEAEDSEITAISEDNAVDNPHPCPKSTHGAVSDFDPDPCPENADSRVRNPDSNLVREPVSKPVKEEEDAQAREIVDEEFFGSVLAALGLDPGGPLPGWWQGWPPREHVRRWRTDLGLTETDILAAAEASRQEHPEPPDGPKGLDRIMQRAAQRKANEKSRGRRKARKPAKSETRPVTDLPVFYADMVNSDRYLPVSAISNSMRDAMLARGLVTVERLRERGIR encoded by the coding sequence ATGAGCCATGCTGCAACCAACTGGGCCATTCAGCAGCGTGGGCTCAAGCCCACCACCAAAATCGTCCTCTGGCATCTCTGCGACCGGTTCAACCCGGACTTCGGCTGTTTTCCATCCCAAGAGCAGCTCGCCCATGATTGCGAGATCAGCCGATCAACGCTGAATGACCACCTGACGCTCCTCGAGAGCGCAGGACTGATCCGCCGCGTGCAGCGACTAAATCCAGGCACCAAGCGACAGATGCCAACCCGCTACATCTTGGCCTTCGAGCCGGGCTTTACTCAAGATCGCGCGGTCCCGGGTCCGGAAACCGGACACGGCTTCGATGCGACCCACACAGGCGAAGCTGAGGATTCGGAAATCACAGCCATTTCTGAGGATAACGCTGTGGATAACCCGCATCCGTGTCCGAAATCCACACACGGAGCCGTGTCCGATTTTGACCCCGACCCGTGTCCGGAAAATGCCGATTCCCGTGTCCGAAATCCGGACAGTAACCTTGTAAGAGAACCAGTAAGTAAACCAGTAAAGGAGGAGGAGGACGCGCAAGCGCGCGAAATCGTCGATGAGGAGTTTTTTGGATCGGTGCTGGCGGCACTGGGCCTTGATCCCGGCGGCCCCCTCCCCGGCTGGTGGCAGGGCTGGCCACCCCGAGAGCATGTGCGGCGCTGGCGGACTGACCTCGGGCTGACCGAGACGGATATCCTCGCGGCTGCGGAAGCGTCCCGCCAAGAACACCCTGAGCCACCAGATGGGCCCAAGGGGCTGGATCGCATCATGCAGCGCGCGGCCCAGCGCAAGGCGAATGAAAAATCCCGGGGTCGGCGCAAAGCACGCAAGCCCGCGAAGTCGGAAACCAGGCCAGTTACCGACCTTCCCGTCTTTTACGCCGACATGGTCAACTCTGATCGCTACCTGCCCGTCAGCGCGATCTCCAACTCCATGCGCGATGCCATGCTGGCCCGCGGCCTCGTGACGGTCGAGCGTCTGCGTGAACGAGGTATCCGATGA
- a CDS encoding TetR/AcrR family transcriptional regulator encodes MSGRQSAEDRKTQIVAEVLGLADEIGPDRLSTTDVARAIGLSQPAIFRHFPTKGALWLAVAEDIANRLQGSWAAAEAGAAGPHARLRALIGAQLSAISETPALPSILFSRELQVDNQALRDVFRGLLGAFQSRLVAVIRDLQAAGDMKRDVSPEDVAILLTSLVQGVAIRWTLGARGFSLPQEGLRLFDVQLAMLNAEEDVLDEKTE; translated from the coding sequence ATGTCCGGTCGTCAGAGCGCGGAAGATCGAAAGACACAGATCGTGGCCGAGGTGCTGGGACTGGCCGACGAGATCGGACCCGACCGGCTCAGCACCACGGATGTCGCGCGCGCCATCGGTCTCAGTCAGCCGGCGATCTTCCGACATTTTCCCACCAAGGGCGCGCTCTGGTTGGCGGTGGCCGAGGATATCGCGAACCGGCTTCAAGGCTCCTGGGCCGCAGCCGAGGCCGGGGCCGCCGGGCCACACGCGCGCTTGAGGGCGCTCATCGGTGCGCAGCTCTCAGCCATATCCGAGACGCCCGCTCTGCCGTCGATCCTGTTCTCGCGCGAGTTGCAGGTGGACAATCAAGCCCTGCGCGACGTGTTCCGGGGGCTTCTGGGCGCGTTTCAGAGCCGCCTTGTTGCCGTGATCCGTGATCTGCAGGCAGCGGGCGACATGAAGCGCGACGTCAGCCCGGAGGATGTCGCCATCCTGCTGACATCGCTGGTGCAGGGTGTCGCCATCCGCTGGACGCTCGGCGCGCGGGGCTTTTCGCTCCCGCAAGAGGGGTTGCGATTGTTCGACGTGCAGTTGGCGATGCTAAACGCTGAGGAGGACGTTCTCGATGAAAAAACAGAATAG